The following are encoded in a window of Dysidea avara chromosome 4, odDysAvar1.4, whole genome shotgun sequence genomic DNA:
- the LOC136253518 gene encoding uncharacterized protein encodes MLASGNTSCGYSPQQLRSMQLDDDCIGQILRAKEQEQQPSTNFAKSQPISFRRLLQQWDQLIIHDGVLYRLFHHHSKEQISLQLIVPTVLREEIVKQMHEGVASGHLGQDKTLHHLKERFYWPGHYNDVRDWCQTCATCASNTLFKVTTRFNIS; translated from the coding sequence ATGCTAGCATCTGGTAACACATCTTGTGGTTACTCACCTCAACAATTACGTAGCATGCAGTTAGACGACGATTGCATTGGTCAGATTCTCAGAGCCAAGGAGCAGGAGCAGCAGCCTTCAACTAATTTTGCAAAAAGTCAGCCCATTAGTTTTCGCCGCCTACTGCAACAGTGGGATCAACTGATCATCCATGATGGGGTACTATACCGATTGTTTCATCACCACTCTAAAGAACAAATAAGTTTGCAGTTAATTGTGCCCACAGTACTGAGAGAAGAGATTGTGAAGCAGATGCATGAGGGTGTGGCAAGTGGACATTTGGGACAGGATAAGACACTTCATCATCTCAAAGAAAGATTCTACTGGCCAGGTCATTACAACGATGTGCGTGACTGGTGCCAGACATGTGCAACCTGTGCCTCCAACACACTCTTCAAGGTCACAACTAGGTTCAATATCAGCTAG
- the LOC136253519 gene encoding fibrinogen-like protein A, with protein MNIITQLVILTLSLLLVNADLYCTNLYKDFKHKCTPSMITIKSCCDLKTFIPSPGVYKMSTRTFGTSDVYCDTATDNGGWIVIQRNRKDSTVDFNKTWVDYEKGFGKLKGDFWYGLEAIHCFTQIGQWEMRVDYQKNDKTWSYLHYNQFSVGSASEEYPLTVGGFTGEGTDHFASHPLNGMKFSTLDNDNDKRGGNCASRLKSGWWYNNCELINVNEQPPDVGGNVRVLFTEMKIRPKDCNTH; from the coding sequence ATGAACATCATTACACAACTTGTCATTCTGACACTGTCACTACTACTGGTCAATGCTGATCTATACTGTACCAACCTCTACAAGGACTTCAAACACAAGTGTACTCCATCAATGATCACCATTAAAAGTTGCTGTGACCTCAAAACCTTTATACCATCTCCTGGAGTATACAAGATGAGTACAAGAACATTTGGTACTTCTGATGTCTACTGTGATACAGCCACTGATAATGGAGGATGGATTGTGATACAGAGAAACAGGAAGGATAGTACAGTGGACTTTAATAAGACCTGGGTTGACTATGAAAAAGGATTTGGAAAACTGAAAGGCGACTTCTGGTATGGTCTGGAGGCTATTCATTGCTTTACACAAATTGGCCAATGGGAGATGAGAGTGGATTATCAAAAGAATGACAAGACCTGGTCCTACCTCCACTACAATCAGTTCAGTGTAGGAAGTGCCAGTGAAGAATACCCACTGACTGTTGGTGGGTTTACTGGAGAAGGTACTGATCACTTTGCATCTCATCCACTAAATGGGATGAAGTTCTCCACTCTAGACAATGACAATGATAAGAGGGGTGGTAACTGTGCAAGTCGATTAAAAAGTGGATGGTGGTACAATAACTGTGAATTAATCAATGTTAATGAGCAACCACCAGATGTAGGTGGCAATGTACGTGTACTCTTCACTGAGATGAAGATCCGTCCCAAGGATTGCAACACTCACTAA